The following proteins are encoded in a genomic region of Leptotrichia sp. oral taxon 215 str. W9775:
- a CDS encoding ABC transporter ATP-binding protein — protein sequence MSDYILEMKNIRKEFLGGKIVANDDITLKIKKGEIHAIVGENGAGKSTLMKILNGLYSPTSGEIYYKGEKIEITSPTVAANLGIGMVYQHFMLIDTLTVAENMVLGFEPKKAGGIFDLATARKQVKEVSEKYGLNIDPDAKVSDLSVGIHQRIEILKILFKGAELLIFDEPSAVLTPQEVIELYAIMRNLIKEGKTIIFITHKLHEVLELSDNITVIRKGKDVGDLTRAEATKEKIANMMVGRVVLFEVKRPDVKIGKTVVKVDNIVVKGDNNIEKIKGISFDIKEGEILGIAGVEGNGQTELIEALAGLQKIESGSYSIDGVDLTHEDAGSIRQKGLSHIPENRHKRATLDDFTIEENMALGVQNVYQKGMLLDYSLLAKKTDEYIQKYDIRPTDGKIKFGGLSGGNQQKVVVARELEKENKFIIAAQPTRGVDIGAIEMIHNTILNEKTKKKAILVVSAELSEIMALSDRIAVMHSGKIVGMLDRKDATTEKIGILMAGGKLDE from the coding sequence ATGAGTGACTACATTTTGGAAATGAAAAACATAAGAAAAGAGTTTTTGGGTGGAAAAATAGTTGCTAATGATGATATTACCCTAAAGATAAAAAAGGGTGAAATTCATGCAATAGTTGGAGAGAATGGTGCCGGAAAATCAACTCTTATGAAAATACTGAATGGACTTTATTCGCCAACTTCAGGTGAAATATACTACAAGGGAGAAAAAATAGAAATCACAAGTCCTACAGTAGCTGCAAATCTTGGAATAGGAATGGTTTATCAGCATTTTATGCTTATAGACACATTGACTGTAGCCGAAAATATGGTTCTAGGTTTTGAGCCAAAGAAAGCAGGAGGAATATTTGATTTGGCAACTGCCAGAAAACAGGTAAAGGAAGTTTCAGAAAAATATGGACTGAATATTGATCCAGATGCAAAAGTTTCTGACTTATCTGTTGGTATCCATCAGAGAATAGAAATATTGAAGATACTGTTTAAAGGGGCAGAGCTACTTATATTTGATGAACCTAGTGCAGTACTTACTCCACAGGAAGTTATTGAACTTTATGCAATAATGAGAAACCTTATTAAAGAAGGAAAAACAATAATATTTATAACGCATAAACTGCATGAAGTATTGGAACTTTCAGATAATATAACAGTTATAAGAAAAGGAAAAGATGTTGGAGACCTTACAAGAGCAGAAGCAACAAAAGAAAAAATAGCAAATATGATGGTTGGAAGGGTTGTCCTGTTTGAAGTGAAAAGACCTGATGTAAAAATAGGAAAAACTGTTGTAAAAGTAGATAATATTGTAGTAAAAGGTGACAACAATATAGAAAAAATTAAAGGAATTTCCTTTGATATAAAAGAAGGTGAGATACTGGGAATAGCCGGAGTTGAAGGAAATGGTCAGACAGAGCTTATAGAAGCACTGGCAGGACTTCAAAAGATTGAAAGTGGAAGTTACTCTATTGATGGGGTAGATTTGACACATGAAGATGCCGGAAGCATAAGACAGAAGGGATTATCACACATACCTGAAAATAGACATAAAAGAGCAACTCTTGATGACTTTACAATTGAAGAAAATATGGCATTGGGAGTACAGAATGTATATCAGAAGGGAATGCTTCTTGATTATTCACTGCTTGCTAAAAAGACAGATGAATATATACAGAAATACGATATAAGACCGACAGATGGAAAAATCAAGTTTGGAGGACTTTCCGGAGGAAATCAGCAGAAGGTAGTTGTTGCAAGGGAACTGGAAAAGGAAAATAAATTTATAATAGCTGCTCAGCCTACAAGAGGTGTAGATATAGGAGCTATTGAAATGATACATAACACTATTTTAAATGAAAAAACTAAGAAAAAGGCAATATTGGTAGTGTCAGCGGAATTGTCTGAAATAATGGCTTTAAGCGACAGAATAGCAGTAATGCACTCTGGAAAAATTGTAGGAATGCTGGACAGAAAAGATGCTACTACTGAAAAAATAGGAATCTTAATGGCAGGAGGAAAATTAGATGAGTAA
- a CDS encoding ABC transporter permease, translated as MSKKFKEIMPSLIAVLIALIIGGIIMILKGVNPIFAYADMAKSAFYQTSPRSPFMSGLARTLLTATPLIFSALAAMVAFKAGLFNIGAQGQMIAGGLAATFWAVTFRNYVIGNLLIVLIVAMIAGFLWAGLAGYLKSKFGVNEVISTIMLNYIIIEFQNFVLNGPLKDAKAGNTQSEKIFDGAKLPTLFFKVTKQRLNLGFVIVVILVIAIYLFFKYFRTGYDIKAVGNSETVAENAGISPKKMMFLAMGLAGICAGLGGAERVLGGSAQYVYTESIMGDAGFTGLAVALLGKNNPFGILIAGIFYAALDVGGSTLQLRYQVDKEIVSIIQALIIIFVASENLFKIFVSKRKGK; from the coding sequence ATGAGTAAGAAATTTAAGGAAATAATGCCATCGCTTATAGCGGTTCTGATTGCGTTGATTATTGGAGGCATTATAATGATATTAAAAGGAGTAAATCCAATATTTGCATACGCAGACATGGCAAAATCTGCATTTTATCAGACTTCACCAAGATCACCTTTCATGAGTGGACTTGCGAGAACATTATTGACGGCTACACCACTCATATTTTCAGCACTTGCCGCAATGGTGGCTTTTAAAGCCGGACTATTTAACATAGGGGCACAGGGGCAAATGATAGCAGGTGGACTTGCCGCAACATTCTGGGCAGTAACATTTAGAAACTATGTTATAGGTAATCTGCTTATAGTTCTTATTGTTGCAATGATAGCAGGATTTTTATGGGCAGGGCTTGCAGGTTATCTGAAGTCAAAATTTGGTGTAAATGAAGTAATCAGTACAATTATGCTGAACTATATAATTATCGAATTTCAGAATTTTGTTCTGAACGGACCTTTAAAAGATGCTAAAGCAGGAAATACACAGTCAGAAAAGATATTTGATGGAGCAAAACTTCCTACTCTTTTCTTTAAAGTTACAAAACAGCGTTTAAATCTTGGATTTGTTATTGTAGTTATTTTAGTAATAGCGATTTACCTTTTCTTTAAATATTTTAGAACAGGTTATGACATAAAGGCTGTAGGAAATAGCGAAACTGTTGCGGAAAATGCAGGAATCAGTCCTAAGAAAATGATGTTTCTTGCAATGGGACTGGCAGGAATATGTGCCGGTCTAGGTGGTGCTGAAAGAGTTTTAGGAGGATCAGCACAGTATGTATACACAGAAAGTATAATGGGTGATGCCGGATTTACAGGACTGGCAGTTGCACTACTTGGAAAAAATAATCCTTTTGGGATACTTATAGCAGGGATATTCTATGCTGCCCTTGATGTTGGAGGATCTACATTACAGCTTAGATATCAGGTTGATAAGGAAATAGTTTCAATAATACAGGCTTTAATAATAATCTTTGTTGCTTCTGAAAATTTATTTAAAATTTTCGTATCGAAGAGAAAGGGGAAATAA
- a CDS encoding glycerol dehydrogenase, translating into MRKIINSPSKYVQGAGEISNLGQYYKVKGKTSAYILADKFVYDNFKGKIIEGFEKENVPYHIEVFGGECSQKEIDRNIEILKFKKCDVMIGIGGGKTLDAAKAISYYTNIPVIVVPTIASTDAPCSALSVVYTPEGEFEKYLFLKSNPDMVIMDTDVIVNAPVRLLVAGIGDALSTYFEAKACVDSNATSIAGGKATKAALAIAELCLDTLFEDGLKAKIAVENKVCSKAVENIIEANTYLSGIGFESGGLAAAHAIHNGLTILEEGHHMYHGEKVAFGTIVQMVLENRSLDEINEVIALCKSVGLPTTLGQLGLGSVSRERLYKVAEASTVETETIHNMPFKVTADGVFAAILVADKLGK; encoded by the coding sequence ATGAGAAAAATTATTAATTCCCCTTCAAAATATGTTCAGGGAGCAGGAGAAATATCCAATCTTGGGCAATATTACAAAGTTAAAGGAAAAACATCAGCTTATATATTAGCAGATAAATTTGTTTATGATAACTTTAAAGGAAAGATAATCGAAGGATTTGAAAAGGAGAATGTACCATACCATATTGAAGTTTTTGGTGGAGAATGTTCTCAAAAGGAAATAGACAGAAATATCGAAATATTGAAATTTAAGAAATGTGATGTAATGATAGGAATAGGTGGAGGAAAAACTCTTGATGCCGCTAAAGCAATTTCATACTATACAAATATTCCTGTAATTGTAGTTCCAACAATAGCATCTACTGACGCACCATGCAGTGCTTTATCAGTAGTATACACTCCTGAAGGTGAATTTGAAAAATATCTGTTCTTAAAATCAAATCCTGATATGGTAATAATGGATACAGATGTTATTGTAAATGCACCTGTAAGACTATTAGTAGCAGGAATAGGAGATGCCCTTTCTACATATTTTGAAGCAAAAGCATGTGTGGATTCAAATGCTACATCTATCGCAGGAGGAAAAGCTACAAAAGCGGCTCTTGCCATAGCGGAATTATGTCTGGATACTCTTTTTGAAGATGGCCTTAAAGCTAAAATTGCTGTAGAAAATAAAGTATGTTCAAAAGCTGTGGAAAATATAATTGAAGCTAATACTTATTTAAGTGGAATAGGATTTGAAAGTGGAGGTCTTGCTGCGGCTCATGCAATTCATAACGGACTTACAATACTTGAAGAAGGTCATCATATGTATCATGGAGAAAAAGTTGCATTTGGAACTATCGTTCAAATGGTTCTGGAAAACAGATCACTTGATGAAATAAATGAAGTTATAGCATTATGTAAAAGTGTAGGATTACCTACAACTCTTGGACAGCTAGGACTTGGAAGTGTTTCAAGAGAAAGATTATATAAAGTTGCAGAAGCAAGTACAGTAGAAACAGAAACTATTCATAATATGCCTTTTAAAGTAACTGCTGATGGTGTATTTGCCGCAATATTAGTTGCTGATAAACTTGGAAAATAG
- the uvrC gene encoding excinuclease ABC subunit UvrC codes for MIEVKSPVEYKNIPDNPGVYLMKNEKGKIIYVGKAKNLRNRVSSYFKNINSHNAKTLELVKNIRDIEFFICKTEVEALILENNLIKKNKPKYNILLKDEKTYPYIKFTREKFPKLEVVRSTKRLNEKADYFGPYPMGIFFAVKSLLKIFPMRDCNRNMEKITKPCLKYHMNTCPAPCVYKDIETEYNVNVENFKSFLKGHQSDILDILEKRMKHFSDNMEFERAINEREKINSLKRMLETQIIEYSKEINEDVFVFEEKREFVFLCVLNIREGKVINKNHIKISMEKSQEDDLFERLITSYYEKRSIPRNIICDMRYEDKSELIKEWSKIEKGKEIKMHFPKIHSRRYELLEMGYLNLKEEVEKYLRQKKVVQEGLRNLKKTLRLNSHPYRIECFDISNIQGKDAVAAMTVAIDGEVTPKEYRHFKITVKDTPDDFLMMREALTRRYSKLEIDQLPNLILIDGGKGQLGVATEVLEKLGKIEYTDIISIAKREEEIFKSYESDPYLFEREDETLKILQRLRDEAHRFGITHHRKLRSKRNIKSALDDIDGIGPKRKKELIKRFGTISNIRNATMEELMEVIPEKIAEAIKEGL; via the coding sequence ATGATAGAAGTCAAGTCGCCTGTAGAATATAAAAATATACCTGATAATCCAGGTGTATATTTAATGAAAAATGAAAAAGGAAAAATAATATACGTAGGGAAGGCAAAAAACCTTAGAAATAGGGTGTCTTCCTATTTTAAGAATATTAACTCCCATAATGCGAAAACATTGGAACTAGTGAAAAATATAAGAGATATAGAATTTTTCATATGCAAGACGGAAGTTGAAGCACTAATACTGGAAAATAATCTTATAAAGAAAAACAAACCTAAATATAACATTCTGTTAAAGGATGAAAAAACCTACCCTTACATAAAATTTACAAGGGAAAAGTTTCCCAAGCTGGAGGTTGTGCGTAGTACGAAAAGGTTAAATGAAAAGGCAGATTATTTTGGACCTTATCCGATGGGAATATTTTTTGCTGTAAAATCGCTTTTAAAAATATTTCCTATGAGAGATTGCAACAGAAACATGGAGAAAATAACGAAACCTTGCCTTAAATATCATATGAATACCTGTCCTGCACCATGTGTGTATAAGGATATAGAAACAGAATACAATGTAAATGTGGAAAATTTTAAAAGTTTTCTGAAGGGACATCAGAGCGATATTTTAGATATACTTGAAAAAAGAATGAAGCATTTCAGTGATAACATGGAATTTGAAAGGGCAATAAATGAACGTGAAAAAATAAATTCGCTTAAGAGAATGCTGGAGACACAGATAATAGAATATAGTAAGGAAATTAATGAAGATGTATTTGTGTTTGAAGAAAAAAGAGAATTTGTTTTTTTATGTGTATTGAATATAAGAGAAGGGAAGGTTATAAATAAGAATCATATAAAAATCTCCATGGAAAAAAGTCAGGAGGATGATCTGTTTGAAAGGCTTATAACTTCATATTATGAAAAGAGGAGCATACCAAGGAATATAATATGTGACATGAGATATGAAGACAAGAGCGAACTGATAAAGGAATGGTCAAAAATAGAAAAGGGCAAGGAAATAAAAATGCACTTTCCTAAAATTCATAGTAGACGTTATGAACTGCTTGAAATGGGATATTTGAACCTGAAGGAAGAAGTGGAGAAATATTTAAGACAGAAAAAAGTAGTTCAGGAAGGCTTGAGAAATCTTAAAAAGACACTAAGATTGAATAGTCATCCTTACAGAATTGAATGTTTTGATATTTCCAATATTCAGGGAAAAGATGCAGTGGCTGCAATGACTGTTGCAATAGATGGTGAAGTTACACCTAAGGAATACAGACATTTTAAGATAACAGTCAAGGATACACCTGATGATTTCCTCATGATGAGGGAAGCTCTGACAAGAAGGTACTCAAAGCTAGAAATAGATCAGCTTCCAAATCTTATATTGATAGATGGAGGAAAGGGACAGCTGGGAGTTGCAACAGAAGTACTGGAAAAACTTGGAAAAATAGAATATACAGATATTATAAGTATTGCAAAAAGGGAAGAAGAGATATTTAAAAGCTATGAAAGTGATCCATATCTGTTTGAAAGGGAAGATGAAACCTTAAAGATACTCCAGAGATTAAGGGATGAAGCCCACAGATTTGGAATAACTCATCATAGAAAATTGAGAAGTAAAAGAAATATTAAAAGTGCACTAGATGATATAGATGGAATAGGACCTAAAAGGAAAAAGGAACTGATAAAGAGGTTTGGGACAATAAGTAATATAAGAAATGCCACTATGGAAGAACTTATGGAAGTAATACCGGAAAAGATAGCGGAAGCCATAAAAGAAGGTTTATAA
- a CDS encoding replication-associated recombination protein A, translated as MNLFENLYEEKKPLAFRYRPKTLEDFYGQEKLVGEKGVLKRIIEKGTFMNSIFWGAPGTGKTTLAEIIANRMNYNYEYLNAIKSSVSDIKELSERAKRIFSIEGRQTLLFFDEIHRFNKLQQDSLLQDLENGNIILIGATTENPYYSLNNALLSRCLAFEFKKLNEEDLFKILKNINEKEKFDFSEEILSYIAEIIEGDARQAINILELLSNTGVNFTIEEVKEVLNTKKSYHKTEDKYDTISAMIKSIRGSDPDAAVYWIGKMLSGGEDPMYLARRLVILSSEDIGLANPQALPIAVAGMHATKEIGMPEARIILSEVAIYLALSPKSNSAYLAIDAAISQIENNKIQEVPKHLTKLGAKDYKYPHAYPEHFIKQDYMNEKIKFYNPGDNKFENAANEHQEKLWNKKKEK; from the coding sequence ATGAATTTGTTTGAAAATCTATATGAAGAAAAAAAGCCTTTGGCTTTCAGATACAGACCTAAAACTCTTGAGGATTTTTATGGTCAGGAAAAACTTGTGGGAGAAAAGGGAGTACTAAAAAGAATTATAGAAAAAGGAACATTTATGAATTCGATTTTCTGGGGAGCTCCAGGTACGGGAAAAACCACTCTTGCAGAAATTATTGCAAATAGAATGAATTACAACTATGAATACCTTAATGCAATAAAGTCTTCAGTTTCAGATATTAAGGAATTATCAGAAAGGGCAAAAAGAATATTCAGCATAGAAGGAAGACAGACATTGTTGTTTTTTGATGAAATCCATAGATTTAATAAATTGCAGCAGGATTCACTGCTTCAGGATTTGGAAAATGGAAATATTATATTAATAGGAGCAACAACTGAAAATCCTTATTATAGCTTGAATAATGCACTTCTGTCGAGATGTCTTGCTTTTGAATTTAAGAAATTGAATGAGGAAGATTTGTTTAAAATTCTTAAAAATATAAATGAAAAGGAAAAATTTGATTTTTCTGAAGAAATTCTGTCATATATTGCAGAAATAATAGAAGGAGATGCAAGACAGGCGATAAATATACTTGAACTACTTTCAAATACAGGTGTGAATTTTACAATTGAAGAAGTGAAGGAGGTTCTGAATACAAAAAAATCCTACCATAAAACAGAAGATAAGTATGACACTATTTCAGCCATGATAAAGAGCATAAGAGGAAGTGATCCTGATGCGGCAGTTTACTGGATAGGTAAAATGCTTTCAGGTGGTGAAGATCCAATGTATCTTGCAAGAAGGCTTGTAATTCTGTCATCCGAAGATATAGGACTTGCAAATCCTCAGGCTCTTCCCATAGCCGTAGCCGGGATGCATGCCACAAAAGAAATTGGGATGCCTGAAGCTAGAATTATTTTATCTGAAGTAGCTATTTATCTGGCACTTTCTCCGAAGAGCAATTCAGCATACCTGGCAATAGATGCCGCAATCAGCCAGATTGAGAATAATAAAATTCAGGAGGTACCTAAGCATCTAACAAAGTTAGGTGCAAAGGATTATAAATATCCACATGCATATCCTGAACATTTTATAAAACAGGATTATATGAATGAAAAAATAAAATTTTATAATCCTGGAGATAATAAATTTGAAAATGCAGCAAATGAACATCAGGAAAAATTGTGGAATAAAAAGAAGGAGAAATAG
- a CDS encoding DUF1439 domain-containing protein translates to MKKILNFVILGIIIAVIAIGAYIFTQNKVGIPNSMIQTAVKARFPIEKSYPLGKIKLFNPKSHFENDKLVIEAEYMNDALNDRISGTMTFETDLIYDPMNSKLYLNNFTLKKLTKEGKDIDINKKPIIRTALNFAFSQLEKEELLNLKNIEKFQTIKNIKIENNKIVVEK, encoded by the coding sequence ATGAAGAAAATTTTAAATTTTGTTATTTTAGGAATTATTATAGCCGTAATTGCTATCGGTGCTTATATATTTACACAGAATAAAGTCGGTATCCCAAATTCTATGATACAGACTGCTGTTAAGGCACGTTTTCCAATTGAAAAATCGTATCCGTTGGGAAAAATAAAACTTTTCAATCCAAAAAGTCATTTTGAAAATGATAAACTTGTAATCGAAGCTGAATATATGAATGATGCCCTCAATGATAGAATTAGCGGAACAATGACATTTGAAACCGACTTAATCTATGATCCGATGAATTCAAAACTTTACTTAAATAACTTTACTCTGAAAAAACTTACAAAGGAAGGAAAAGATATAGATATTAATAAAAAACCTATTATAAGAACGGCATTAAATTTTGCCTTCAGTCAGCTGGAAAAGGAAGAACTGCTTAATCTAAAAAATATTGAAAAGTTTCAGACTATAAAAAATATTAAAATCGAAAATAATAAAATTGTAGTGGAGAAATAG
- the rapZ gene encoding RNase adapter RapZ codes for MADGEEKKELVIITGMSGAGKSEAMNFFEDREYFCIDNFPISLFQYLNEIFLSNKKRNKVAVAIDIRNQEFIDQFLKQLEFLDENEINYKVIYLDARTNVLLSRYELSRRKHPLNLYDTLLENIEEERKLIKDFMLKADLVIDTTKTSAKELQQILEKAFSGKKTKLNVNLTSFGFKNGIPLDLHLMFDLRFLPNPYYIDDLKRKTGNHKDVMDYVMRLEESREFYKMLLDMLEYLIPKYEKDGKSHLRIGIGCSGGQHRSATFVNMLYKDLSEKLDYKITKFHREIGDKTEV; via the coding sequence ATGGCAGATGGAGAAGAAAAAAAAGAACTTGTCATAATAACTGGAATGAGCGGTGCAGGAAAATCTGAAGCAATGAATTTTTTTGAAGATAGGGAATATTTTTGCATTGATAATTTTCCGATAAGTTTATTTCAATATCTAAACGAAATATTTCTAAGCAACAAAAAAAGAAATAAAGTTGCAGTTGCAATAGACATAAGAAATCAGGAGTTTATAGATCAGTTTTTAAAACAGCTTGAATTTCTTGATGAAAATGAGATAAATTATAAAGTTATATATCTGGATGCCAGAACAAATGTACTTCTTAGCAGATACGAACTTTCAAGAAGAAAGCATCCTTTAAATCTGTATGATACCTTGCTTGAAAATATTGAAGAAGAAAGAAAGTTAATTAAAGATTTCATGCTGAAGGCAGATTTAGTTATAGACACAACTAAAACATCAGCAAAAGAGCTTCAGCAAATACTTGAAAAAGCATTTTCAGGTAAGAAGACAAAACTGAATGTAAACCTTACTTCTTTTGGATTTAAGAATGGAATTCCGCTGGATTTGCATCTAATGTTTGATTTGAGATTTTTACCAAATCCTTATTATATTGACGATTTAAAGCGTAAAACAGGAAATCATAAAGATGTTATGGATTACGTAATGAGGCTTGAAGAAAGCAGGGAGTTCTATAAGATGCTTCTGGATATGCTGGAATACCTCATACCAAAATACGAAAAGGATGGGAAATCGCATTTGCGTATAGGGATAGGATGTTCAGGAGGTCAGCACAGATCTGCAACATTTGTAAATATGCTGTATAAGGATTTATCTGAAAAACTGGATTACAAAATAACTAAGTTTCATAGGGAAATAGGTGATAAAACGGAGGTATAA
- a CDS encoding FAD-dependent oxidoreductase, with protein sequence MDFSLNLGVLDEGKLVKIDENKLYDVTVIGAGPAAVSAAIYSARKGLSVAMVGLKVGGQVLDTDGIENIIGTTSTTGAKFAESLHKHLKEYEVAFKEGHLVTEIKEDGKDKIFVTDDGKSYRTKAIIIATGAKPRGLNIPGEKEYTGKGVHYCSTCDGPFYKGLDVAVIGGGNSGVEAAIDMSGIAKSVTLIEFMPEMKADKVLQDKLAERENVKVILNSATKEVVGKEFAESLKYVDRATNEEHELKINGMFIEIGLSPRSELVKDLVKLNKVGEIEIDNENNMTSVKGIFAAGDVTTVKQKQIIIAMGEGAKAALGAFEYLIKEY encoded by the coding sequence GTCCTTGATGAAGGAAAATTAGTAAAAATTGATGAAAACAAATTATATGATGTAACTGTAATAGGAGCAGGACCGGCAGCAGTTTCAGCAGCTATATATTCTGCAAGAAAAGGACTTTCAGTTGCAATGGTAGGTCTTAAAGTAGGAGGCCAGGTTCTAGATACAGATGGAATAGAAAACATAATAGGAACTACATCTACAACAGGAGCAAAGTTTGCAGAATCTCTTCATAAGCATCTTAAGGAATATGAAGTGGCTTTTAAGGAAGGGCATCTTGTAACTGAAATTAAAGAAGATGGAAAAGACAAAATTTTTGTAACAGATGACGGAAAAAGTTACAGAACAAAGGCAATAATAATTGCAACAGGAGCTAAACCTAGAGGACTTAACATTCCTGGAGAAAAGGAATATACAGGAAAAGGAGTTCACTACTGTTCAACTTGTGACGGACCATTCTATAAAGGATTAGATGTTGCAGTTATAGGTGGAGGAAACTCAGGAGTAGAGGCGGCTATTGATATGTCTGGAATAGCTAAAAGTGTAACTTTGATTGAATTTATGCCAGAAATGAAAGCAGATAAAGTATTACAGGATAAGCTTGCAGAAAGGGAAAATGTAAAGGTTATACTTAATTCAGCAACAAAAGAAGTTGTTGGAAAAGAATTTGCTGAAAGTTTAAAATATGTGGATAGAGCAACTAATGAAGAACATGAATTAAAAATAAATGGAATGTTTATTGAAATAGGTCTATCTCCAAGAAGCGAATTAGTAAAGGATTTAGTAAAACTTAATAAAGTTGGAGAAATTGAAATAGACAACGAAAATAACATGACAAGCGTAAAGGGAATATTTGCTGCAGGAGATGTTACAACAGTAAAACAGAAACAGATTATCATTGCAATGGGTGAAGGAGCGAAAGCCGCACTTGGAGCATTTGAATATTTAATTAAGGAATATTAG
- a CDS encoding ABC transporter permease, whose translation MNIFQIIKFLIEQTIVIAPPILITAVGACLSERSGVVNIGLEGIMLSGAFATTVVNIATGNPYLGILAGIIVGGLISLIHAVISINLKGDQIISGVAINLFAVATTSFLIKTLYGVAGTTPQAPHLANKKLVLIIIYAIAILSHYLLFHTVLGLRIRAVGEHPLAADTVGISVYKIRYISVILSGMYAGLGGAYLTAVTLPSFSNNMSAGRGFMAMAAMIFGKWNPIGAILASLLFAFGQAFADVIKASNFPIPQQFLTMIPYVLTLLALIGFVGKARAPKASGQPYDK comes from the coding sequence ATGAATATATTTCAGATTATAAAATTTTTAATAGAACAAACTATAGTAATAGCACCTCCAATATTGATAACAGCAGTAGGAGCCTGTCTATCTGAACGTAGTGGAGTTGTAAATATCGGACTTGAAGGAATAATGTTAAGTGGAGCATTTGCTACAACAGTAGTAAATATAGCTACAGGAAATCCTTATTTGGGAATACTTGCCGGAATAATAGTAGGAGGACTTATCTCCCTTATTCATGCTGTCATAAGTATAAATCTTAAAGGGGATCAGATAATAAGTGGAGTTGCAATAAACCTTTTTGCAGTAGCAACAACATCCTTCCTAATAAAGACATTATATGGTGTAGCAGGAACTACACCTCAGGCACCGCACCTTGCAAATAAAAAACTAGTATTAATAATAATATATGCAATTGCGATTTTAAGTCATTATCTGTTATTCCACACTGTACTTGGATTGAGAATAAGAGCGGTTGGAGAACATCCGCTTGCAGCAGATACAGTTGGAATAAGTGTTTATAAAATAAGATATATAAGTGTTATTTTATCAGGAATGTACGCAGGACTAGGAGGAGCATACCTTACAGCAGTAACATTGCCTTCCTTCTCAAACAATATGTCGGCAGGAAGAGGATTTATGGCCATGGCGGCAATGATTTTTGGTAAATGGAATCCAATAGGGGCAATACTGGCAAGTCTGCTATTTGCTTTTGGACAGGCATTTGCTGACGTAATAAAGGCTTCAAATTTCCCTATTCCACAGCAGTTCCTGACAATGATACCATATGTGTTGACATTGCTGGCACTTATAGGATTTGTAGGAAAAGCTAGAGCACCAAAAGCTTCTGGACAACCTTATGACAAATAA